The bacterium nucleotide sequence GCAGCCATGCCTCGACCTCGTGAACCGAGACGTGAGGGTGAAAGAACCCCCGTAGGTTTGCATCAACACCATCCCTCAGCCAAGCGCGAACTGCCTCAACCTTCTCCTCGAGTGCGCTGTCGGACTTGCGCACGACCCGATTCATGCCATAGAGATCGATCAGAGTGAAAATCGCAATGACTTTCGGATCCTTGCGGAATCTCACTACACTGCCAAATACGTCGTCGAGTTTGGCCTTGAGATTGATCGGATGTAGGGCGATTGATCTCAGGTCTTCTGCGTTCCAGCAGCGCTTGACGAAGTGTTCGACGGCGATCATCTCGGTCTTACCCTCGCAGAGAATAACGATCGTCCTGGCCCGGCGAAGCCGCGATCCACTCAAGGGCGACCCCCGATATGGCCGGATGTCCACAGGTCGCCGAGGCGGAACTTATCGAGCCAGACGGCGAGCTCTTCCTCGGACAAGCGCTCCATGACGGTGGCGCCATCCTCCTTCTCGACCACAATCACCTCGTTAGGCTTCAGCTTCGATACGAGCTCCGGCGAGTGAGTCGCGACTATGACCTGGGTCCGAGTGGCTGCCGATTGCAGGAGCTCTGCAACCAGTTCCACAAGCTCAGGATGCAGCCCGATCTCAGGCTCATCTATGCAGATCAGAGGCGGCGGGTCAGGAGTCATCAGTATCGCAACGAGCGCTAGCATTCTCACTGTGCCATCGGAGAGATACTCCGCAGAAAAACCGGCCTCATTCTCGAAGGGCTTCTCGAACCAGCGTAGATTAACTTTTCCGTCTCCGCCTTCCGGTGGGAATCTGATGTCGTCGAGCTCGGGGTACGCGACACGCAAGACATCGAGCATCTCTGCCCAGACGGTCTTATTGGTTTGACTCACCGCATGGAGCACAGCAACTGCGTTGGAGCAATTTGAAAATACACGGAACCCGGGCCGGATTGTCTCTGGCTGCCGGATTTTAGTTTGCGCCCCGATATCTATGGGAGGATAGACCATCCAGTTCTCCAACGTCTGTAGAATCACGTATTGACGCCAATAGGCTGCCCGGTCTTTGACCTGAAAAATGGCCAATTCGGACTCACTCTCAAGTTCTTTGATCTGAGGAGGAGGGACGTCCGGGCATCCGTCCGGACCCATGTAGAGCACCGCTTGGTTCGGTTTATCGCTGGTGCGGGACATGATCATCTCCTCTATAGTCTCGAGCCCTCCAGATTCTGGTTCATCAGGATTCTCTGGCTCCCAACCTGGAACCCACATCTCCTCAGCCTGCACTATTGGAAAGGTGCCAC carries:
- a CDS encoding DUF4276 family protein; amino-acid sequence: MSGSRLRRARTIVILCEGKTEMIAVEHFVKRCWNAEDLRSIALHPINLKAKLDDVFGSVVRFRKDPKVIAIFTLIDLYGMNRVVRKSDSALEEKVEAVRAWLRDGVDANLRGFFHPHVSVHEVEAWLLADGKCIDKSVMPDPNAENKNFENPPKARVDKVLKRLRKGDGYGEVRDGTSMFKKARFDVVYRSCSYFKGFYDDLKNVAQKELNNPNE
- a CDS encoding AAA family ATPase, which gives rise to MLTHIEIRGYRSLKDVRLDMEPLNVLIGPNGCGKSNFMDVFALLKQAARGGLSEGIERRGGIASIQHRGGEIGLAFRLDFGSRELVAPSILCISYAVSVKARGTFPIVQAEEMWVPGWEPENPDEPESGGLETIEEMIMSRTSDKPNQAVLYMGPDGCPDVPPPQIKELESESELAIFQVKDRAAYWRQYVILQTLENWMVYPPIDIGAQTKIRQPETIRPGFRVFSNCSNAVAVLHAVSQTNKTVWAEMLDVLRVAYPELDDIRFPPEGGDGKVNLRWFEKPFENEAGFSAEYLSDGTVRMLALVAILMTPDPPPLICIDEPEIGLHPELVELVAELLQSAATRTQVIVATHSPELVSKLKPNEVIVVEKEDGATVMERLSEEELAVWLDKFRLGDLWTSGHIGGRP